In Arthrobacter citreus, a genomic segment contains:
- the leuS gene encoding leucine--tRNA ligase produces the protein MSLRTEATRVSTQSQTDESEEAVYSFADIEQKWPAVWDELGVFKPADDGSKERRYVLDMFPYPSGDLHMGHAEAFAMGDVVARYWRQLGYDVLHPIGWDSFGLPAENAAIKNNAHPSDWTYRNIDTQAASFKRYAISVDWSRRIQTSDPEYYRWTQWLFKRFYERGLAYRKNSPVNWCPKDQTVLANEQVVNGACERCGTQVTKKSLNQWYFKITDYADRLLDDMDQLKGHWPERVLAMQKNWIGRSEGAHVRFAIEADGDKPAEQVTVFTTRPDTLAGATFFVVAADAPLAVELTTDEHMDALLDYREQVKALSDIERQSTERTKTGIFTGRYAVNPLNGEKLPVWAADYVLADYGTGAIMAVPAHDQRDLDFAKTFDLPVRAVLDTGEEDPAETGIATTGEGTLINSGTLDGLPKSEAIPAAVKMLEEQGTGEKFVNFRLRDWLLSRQRFWGTPIPIIHCENCGEVPVPDDQLPVTLPTGLRGEALAPKGTSPLASVDDWVNVSCPTCDGPAKRDTDTMDTFVDSSWYFMRFVSPHYTDGPFDPEAAKNWMPVGQYVGGVEHAILHLLYARFFTKVVHDMGLLEASEPFSSLLNQGQVLNGGKAMSKSLGNGVDLGQQLDKFGVDAVRLTMIFASPPEDDVDWADVSPSGSAKFLARAWRLGQAVTSEPGVDFSTGDKKLRALTHRTVADATELLEHNKFNVVVARTMELVNATRKAIDSGVGGADPAVREAAETVAIILSLFAPYTAEDLWSLLGRPASVANAGWPAVDEALLVQDTVTAVVQVQGKVRDRLEVPADISEEDLRELALASEPVKKALDGRDIRTVIVRAPKLVNVVPA, from the coding sequence ATTTCTTTGAGGACAGAGGCGACAAGAGTGAGTACGCAGTCACAGACCGATGAGTCTGAAGAGGCCGTCTACAGTTTTGCGGACATTGAGCAGAAGTGGCCGGCCGTCTGGGATGAGCTGGGCGTTTTCAAGCCCGCCGACGACGGCTCCAAGGAACGCCGCTACGTGCTGGACATGTTCCCGTACCCTTCCGGTGACCTGCACATGGGCCATGCCGAGGCGTTTGCCATGGGCGACGTCGTCGCGCGCTACTGGCGCCAGCTGGGTTACGACGTGCTGCACCCGATCGGCTGGGACTCCTTCGGTCTGCCGGCCGAAAACGCGGCCATCAAAAACAACGCACACCCCAGTGACTGGACCTACCGCAACATCGACACCCAGGCGGCGTCGTTCAAGCGATACGCGATCAGTGTTGACTGGTCGCGCCGGATCCAGACCTCGGACCCTGAGTACTACCGCTGGACGCAGTGGCTGTTCAAGCGCTTCTACGAGCGCGGTCTGGCCTACCGCAAAAACTCCCCGGTCAACTGGTGCCCCAAGGACCAGACCGTGCTGGCCAACGAGCAGGTTGTCAACGGCGCCTGTGAGCGCTGCGGCACCCAGGTCACCAAGAAGTCGCTGAACCAGTGGTACTTCAAGATCACCGATTACGCCGACCGCCTGCTCGATGACATGGACCAGCTCAAGGGCCACTGGCCCGAGCGCGTGCTGGCCATGCAGAAGAACTGGATCGGCCGCTCCGAGGGCGCCCACGTCCGGTTCGCTATCGAGGCCGACGGCGACAAGCCGGCCGAGCAGGTCACCGTCTTCACCACCCGCCCGGACACCCTGGCCGGGGCCACGTTCTTCGTGGTCGCCGCCGACGCGCCGCTGGCCGTGGAACTGACCACGGACGAGCACATGGATGCCCTGCTGGATTACCGCGAGCAGGTCAAGGCCCTCTCGGACATCGAGCGGCAGTCCACCGAACGCACCAAGACTGGCATCTTCACCGGCCGCTACGCGGTCAACCCGCTCAACGGCGAAAAGTTGCCCGTCTGGGCCGCCGACTACGTGCTCGCCGACTACGGCACCGGCGCCATCATGGCCGTGCCCGCGCACGACCAGCGCGATCTGGACTTCGCCAAGACCTTCGACCTGCCCGTCCGTGCCGTCCTGGACACCGGTGAAGAGGATCCGGCAGAGACCGGCATTGCCACCACCGGTGAAGGCACCCTCATCAACTCCGGGACGCTGGACGGACTGCCGAAGTCCGAAGCCATCCCGGCCGCGGTCAAGATGCTTGAGGAGCAGGGCACCGGCGAGAAGTTCGTGAACTTCCGCCTGCGCGACTGGTTGCTGTCCCGCCAGCGTTTCTGGGGCACCCCCATTCCGATCATCCACTGCGAAAACTGCGGCGAGGTTCCGGTTCCGGATGACCAGCTGCCGGTCACGCTGCCCACCGGACTGCGCGGCGAGGCACTGGCCCCGAAGGGCACCTCCCCGCTGGCCTCCGTCGATGACTGGGTCAACGTCTCCTGCCCGACGTGTGACGGCCCGGCCAAGCGCGACACCGACACCATGGACACCTTCGTGGACTCGTCCTGGTACTTCATGCGCTTTGTCTCCCCGCACTACACCGACGGGCCGTTTGATCCTGAAGCGGCAAAAAACTGGATGCCTGTGGGCCAGTACGTGGGCGGCGTCGAGCACGCCATCCTGCACCTGCTGTACGCGCGTTTCTTCACCAAGGTGGTCCATGACATGGGCCTGCTGGAAGCCAGCGAGCCGTTCAGTTCGCTGCTGAACCAGGGCCAGGTGCTGAACGGCGGCAAGGCCATGTCCAAGTCGCTGGGCAACGGCGTTGACCTGGGCCAGCAGCTGGACAAGTTCGGCGTGGACGCCGTGCGCCTGACCATGATTTTCGCTTCCCCGCCGGAGGACGACGTCGACTGGGCTGATGTTTCACCGTCCGGCTCGGCCAAGTTCCTGGCCCGCGCATGGCGTTTGGGCCAGGCCGTGACCAGCGAACCCGGCGTGGACTTCTCCACCGGCGACAAGAAGCTGCGCGCGCTGACGCACCGCACCGTTGCCGACGCCACCGAACTGCTGGAGCACAACAAGTTCAACGTGGTGGTGGCCCGGACCATGGAACTGGTCAATGCCACCCGCAAGGCGATCGACTCCGGCGTGGGCGGAGCGGACCCCGCGGTCCGCGAGGCCGCCGAGACCGTCGCGATCATCCTGAGCCTGTTCGCCCCGTACACCGCCGAGGACCTGTGGTCCCTGCTGGGCCGCCCGGCCTCGGTGGCAAACGCCGGCTGGCCCGCCGTGGACGAGGCGCTGCTGGTGCAGGACACGGTGACCGCCGTCGTCCAGGTCCAGGGCAAGGTCCGCGACCGGCTCGAGGTGCCCGCCGACATCAGCGAGGAGGATCTGCGTGAACTGGCGCTGGCCTCCGAGCCGGTGAAGAAGGCACTGGACGGGCGGGACATCCGCACCGTGATCGTGCGCGCCCCGAAGCTCGTCAACGTCGTTCCGGCGTAG
- a CDS encoding DegV family protein, whose translation MNADWLEKLSQRAKRGRLREAGAARAPRVGVVTDSAAALPENWAASASVTELVRVVSMPVMIGDQIYGEGTDRMIGALALALAQGSDVRTSRPSPGQFEAAYAELAAAGCSSVVSLHLSGELSGTVDAARLAARSASIPVTVIDTATVAMGVGFAVAAAAETARDGGSAESVAEAARVAAASASILFYVPSLEQLRRGGRISAAAGWFGTLFAVKPILVVRGGKIVPLERVRSAPRALLRLTELVQQDIAARSGRVRVAVHHFGNEGEAERLAGTITDASPDIELTICSLPAVLAAHAGLGVLAVAVAGETAAPPHTPGLAHTPGSPPAPGERPDAGPSSGPESGSRAG comes from the coding sequence ATGAACGCGGACTGGCTGGAGAAGCTGAGCCAGCGGGCGAAACGGGGGCGGCTGCGCGAGGCCGGAGCCGCCCGCGCACCCCGGGTCGGCGTCGTCACCGACTCCGCCGCCGCCCTGCCCGAAAACTGGGCCGCTTCGGCATCGGTGACTGAGCTGGTGCGGGTGGTTTCCATGCCGGTCATGATCGGCGACCAGATTTACGGCGAGGGCACCGACCGCATGATCGGCGCCCTCGCTTTGGCGTTGGCGCAGGGCTCGGACGTGCGGACGTCCCGCCCGTCTCCGGGACAGTTTGAGGCTGCGTATGCGGAATTGGCTGCCGCCGGCTGTTCCTCGGTGGTGTCGCTGCATTTGTCCGGCGAACTGTCCGGAACGGTGGATGCCGCACGGCTCGCGGCCCGCTCGGCGAGCATACCCGTCACTGTCATCGACACTGCGACTGTCGCCATGGGCGTGGGGTTTGCCGTGGCCGCCGCGGCGGAAACCGCGCGCGACGGCGGTTCGGCGGAGTCTGTTGCGGAAGCTGCCCGGGTTGCAGCGGCGTCCGCGAGCATCCTCTTTTATGTACCGAGCCTGGAGCAGCTGCGCCGCGGCGGCCGGATCAGTGCGGCCGCCGGCTGGTTTGGGACGCTTTTTGCCGTCAAACCCATCCTGGTGGTGCGCGGAGGCAAGATTGTCCCGCTGGAGCGGGTGCGCTCCGCACCGCGTGCCCTGCTGCGGCTGACCGAACTGGTACAGCAGGACATTGCCGCCCGGTCCGGGCGCGTGCGCGTTGCCGTGCACCATTTCGGCAATGAGGGTGAGGCCGAGCGGCTGGCCGGGACCATCACCGATGCTTCCCCCGACATCGAACTGACGATCTGCTCCCTGCCCGCAGTCCTTGCCGCGCATGCCGGTTTGGGTGTTTTGGCGGTGGCGGTGGCCGGAGAAACGGCGGCGCCCCCACACACGCCTGGTTTAGCGCACACGCCTGGCTCGCCGCCGGCGCCGGGTGAGCGGCCGGACGCGGGGCCGTCCTCCGGCCCCGAAAGCGGTTCGCGCGCGGGATAG
- a CDS encoding helix-hairpin-helix domain-containing protein has protein sequence MSFRASVLAVSLLVGAVAGLMVFKGGGPPAEIASVELDIVPSAAPAEDSSAPGAGEDPAAPSQSPTQNGDEGSGPAGAPAGPTVLVIHVAGAVTYPGVVRVPSGSRTGDAVDAAGGAEPDADLTAVNLAAPLQDGMMVIVPRIGEEAPQPGAGVSGGPGVPGSAAGPDPAPGTEQGAGTEALVNINTASAQDLDALPRVGPVIAERIIAWRTEHGRFARPGDIDAVPGIGEAMLAALLPLITV, from the coding sequence ATGTCTTTTCGTGCTTCGGTCCTGGCTGTCAGTCTGCTGGTGGGTGCAGTCGCCGGGCTCATGGTCTTCAAGGGGGGTGGACCTCCTGCCGAGATTGCGAGCGTCGAACTGGATATCGTTCCCTCCGCTGCACCGGCCGAGGACAGTTCAGCCCCCGGCGCCGGAGAAGATCCTGCCGCCCCATCCCAGAGCCCAACCCAGAACGGTGATGAAGGCAGCGGACCTGCCGGAGCGCCAGCCGGCCCGACCGTTCTGGTGATCCACGTCGCCGGCGCAGTGACGTATCCCGGGGTGGTTCGGGTACCGTCCGGAAGCCGGACCGGTGATGCGGTGGACGCCGCAGGGGGAGCCGAGCCGGACGCAGACCTCACGGCCGTCAACCTTGCGGCTCCGCTGCAGGACGGAATGATGGTCATCGTGCCCCGAATTGGGGAGGAAGCGCCGCAGCCCGGTGCCGGGGTGTCCGGCGGCCCCGGTGTCCCCGGCAGTGCTGCCGGGCCAGATCCCGCTCCCGGGACAGAACAGGGAGCAGGCACTGAAGCACTGGTGAACATCAACACTGCTTCGGCGCAGGACCTGGATGCACTGCCCCGGGTTGGCCCGGTGATCGCAGAACGGATCATTGCCTGGCGCACTGAACACGGACGGTTTGCCCGTCCCGGGGATATTGATGCGGTGCCCGGCATCGGCGAAGCCATGCTGGCTGCCCTGCTGCCGCTCATCACGGTCTGA
- a CDS encoding ComEC/Rec2 family competence protein, with amino-acid sequence MEIQLQPLLELRLVPVAAAAWSAAVIAVRSEGGMATTAGIILAGAATTLLVLVLLGLTGKTGTRRPAPAPPGLLTTLARAAAVPMAAAAVVCVCAGTHLAERTAGPIGAAIAEGATITGNFRAVTDARAAAADGFSGKPRYLVEAVLEEATSAGQRFTSAATVLVIGGDGFGSVHLGDTFSSSGALQATDPGERSVGVLYANGAPHVVAADGWYGTTARIRTAFAAAAGRHQGVYGSDAAGLLPGMALGDRSTLDPSLETAMKNTGLTHIVAVSGANCGFLLAFVFLLARTLRFPRGAAAAAGVLALLGFVLVVRPDASVLRAAVMGSLGALAVLSGRGKLPASLLCLSITVLLAVDPWLSGSYAFILSVLATSGLILVGPRLTKLLSGYLPWPLAAALAVPLAAQFFCAPVLVLLQPQVPLFSLPANVAVAPVIPLVTIAGMAAAVLASTVPMLAGPLLIAAGAGAAWTAFIARSFAALPGSLLPWPGGMPGALLMAAATAAGVGLLWRAGRRDSPDGSKQQASAPEPAIPPSFSKPAGRRWRNTTAAATALLLLPSAAVVAWDRLGAGPAPGTWMVAACDVGQGDGLVVNTGPHSAVVIDAGPDPEAIDRCLRQLDINTVDLFILSHAHLDHYGGAAGVLRGRRVDRIAYSTAEQQLYGPLRDVLDESGVETVPLKAGMSSTAGAVRWEVLWPPGNGAVQGTENDASAVVLFTVGGDGSGHGSQTAGPGVTLLLTGDIEEEASARLLAANARLADDGVDVLKVAHHGARNGGTQLIEELQPSVALISVGAGNDYGHPAPSILRSLQETGTVVARTDLLGSVLLEMDGTTVQLRRLDGG; translated from the coding sequence GTGGAAATCCAGCTCCAACCCCTGCTGGAGCTGCGGCTTGTGCCGGTGGCAGCGGCCGCATGGAGTGCCGCCGTGATTGCCGTGCGTAGTGAGGGCGGTATGGCCACAACCGCCGGCATCATCCTCGCAGGAGCAGCAACCACCCTGCTGGTACTGGTTTTGCTGGGCTTAACCGGGAAGACGGGAACCAGGCGGCCGGCCCCGGCTCCGCCTGGGCTGCTGACGACTCTGGCCCGGGCGGCAGCGGTGCCCATGGCAGCTGCCGCCGTCGTTTGCGTCTGTGCCGGAACGCACCTCGCCGAACGAACAGCAGGACCGATCGGCGCCGCCATCGCCGAAGGGGCAACCATCACGGGTAACTTTCGGGCAGTGACCGATGCGCGGGCCGCAGCCGCCGACGGGTTCAGCGGAAAACCCCGGTATCTGGTGGAAGCAGTGCTTGAGGAAGCCACCAGTGCCGGGCAGCGCTTCACATCGGCAGCGACGGTGCTGGTGATCGGCGGGGATGGTTTCGGGAGCGTTCATCTGGGTGACACCTTCAGTTCCTCAGGGGCACTGCAGGCGACTGATCCGGGGGAGCGTTCGGTGGGTGTTCTCTACGCAAACGGGGCGCCGCATGTCGTTGCGGCTGACGGCTGGTATGGAACGACTGCCCGCATCCGCACTGCCTTTGCAGCTGCCGCCGGCCGGCATCAGGGAGTGTACGGCAGTGATGCCGCCGGGCTGCTGCCGGGAATGGCGCTGGGGGACAGGAGCACACTCGATCCGTCGCTGGAAACCGCAATGAAGAACACCGGGCTCACTCACATTGTTGCTGTGTCCGGAGCCAACTGTGGTTTTCTCCTGGCTTTCGTCTTTCTTCTGGCCCGGACGCTGCGGTTCCCGCGTGGTGCTGCCGCCGCCGCGGGTGTCCTGGCGCTGCTCGGGTTCGTGCTCGTGGTCAGGCCTGACGCGAGTGTCCTGCGGGCTGCAGTCATGGGAAGTCTGGGAGCGCTTGCCGTTTTGTCCGGACGGGGGAAGCTGCCGGCATCCCTGCTGTGCCTTTCCATCACGGTGCTGCTTGCCGTGGACCCGTGGCTCAGCGGCAGCTACGCCTTCATCCTCTCGGTCCTGGCTACTTCGGGACTGATCCTGGTCGGGCCACGCCTGACAAAACTGCTGTCCGGCTATTTGCCCTGGCCGTTGGCGGCGGCACTGGCGGTGCCGCTGGCCGCACAGTTCTTCTGCGCTCCGGTCCTGGTGCTGCTGCAGCCGCAGGTCCCACTTTTCTCGCTGCCGGCCAACGTGGCTGTTGCTCCCGTGATACCCCTGGTGACAATTGCGGGCATGGCGGCAGCAGTGCTGGCGTCCACAGTCCCGATGCTGGCCGGTCCGCTCCTGATTGCCGCTGGTGCCGGAGCAGCCTGGACGGCGTTCATCGCCCGGTCCTTTGCTGCCCTTCCCGGATCATTGCTGCCCTGGCCCGGAGGAATGCCGGGGGCCCTCCTGATGGCCGCCGCGACAGCTGCCGGTGTCGGGCTGTTATGGCGGGCTGGACGACGGGATTCCCCCGACGGGTCCAAGCAGCAGGCGTCAGCCCCTGAACCTGCCATTCCCCCGTCGTTCTCCAAGCCAGCCGGTCGCAGGTGGCGCAACACCACAGCGGCAGCCACGGCACTCCTGCTCCTGCCGTCTGCGGCCGTTGTCGCCTGGGACCGGCTGGGGGCCGGGCCGGCACCCGGCACGTGGATGGTGGCTGCCTGCGATGTGGGTCAGGGTGACGGGCTGGTGGTGAACACCGGGCCGCACAGCGCCGTCGTCATTGATGCGGGCCCCGACCCGGAGGCAATTGATCGATGCCTCCGTCAGCTGGACATCAACACTGTGGACCTTTTCATCCTCTCCCACGCCCACCTTGACCACTACGGCGGCGCTGCCGGCGTCCTTCGGGGGCGCCGTGTGGACCGGATCGCGTATTCCACCGCCGAGCAGCAACTTTACGGACCTCTCCGGGACGTGCTTGACGAGTCCGGAGTGGAAACGGTCCCACTCAAAGCAGGAATGTCCTCCACCGCTGGAGCAGTGCGGTGGGAGGTCCTGTGGCCGCCTGGGAACGGTGCAGTGCAGGGGACTGAGAATGACGCCAGTGCCGTTGTCCTGTTTACTGTGGGCGGGGACGGCAGCGGGCATGGATCCCAGACCGCCGGGCCCGGTGTCACGCTTCTGCTCACCGGAGACATCGAAGAGGAGGCTTCAGCGCGGCTGCTGGCCGCCAACGCGCGTTTGGCGGACGACGGCGTCGACGTGCTGAAGGTGGCACACCACGGCGCCCGGAACGGCGGCACGCAGCTGATTGAAGAGCTTCAGCCCAGTGTTGCACTGATCTCGGTTGGTGCCGGCAACGACTACGGACATCCCGCTCCATCGATCCTTCGGTCCCTGCAGGAAACGGGGACCGTCGTGGCCCGAACGGACCTGCTGGGTTCGGTTCTCCTCGAGATGGACGGCACAACGGTGCAGCTTCGACGCTTGGATGGTGGATAG
- the holA gene encoding DNA polymerase III subunit delta yields the protein MNPAVPSAKRSTAKSAGKSTGKVVSWREVEPAPVVLLSGPEDYLAGRAMERIRATLRQDQPDTELVRMDASTYAAGELTLQSSPSLFGEAKLIEVSNLAAMNDEFLTDTLTYLSDPSPDAVLVLHHGGGNRGKKLLDAVKGAGAPVVECQPFKKDAEKLDFVAQEFKAARRRIDPSASRALVAAVGSKLADLAAACRQLINDATGEISEELVEKYYGGRVEATAFKVADAALAGRGGQALSMLRHALDTGVDPVPLVGALAMKVRAVAKVANLRGSSASMAKELGMAPWQVDQARRDAQHWSQESLIKAVQVLAEADAQVKGAGRDPVYAVEHAVTVISLAAAGR from the coding sequence GTGAATCCGGCCGTCCCGTCCGCAAAGCGAAGCACCGCGAAATCCGCCGGCAAGTCCACAGGCAAGGTTGTCTCCTGGCGCGAGGTGGAACCGGCACCCGTGGTGCTGCTGAGCGGCCCCGAAGATTACCTGGCCGGACGTGCCATGGAACGGATCCGGGCCACGCTGCGGCAGGACCAGCCCGACACGGAGCTGGTCCGCATGGACGCTTCCACCTATGCCGCCGGTGAACTCACGCTGCAGTCCAGCCCCTCGCTGTTCGGGGAAGCAAAACTCATCGAAGTTTCGAACCTGGCCGCGATGAACGACGAATTCCTCACCGACACCCTGACCTATCTTTCGGACCCGTCGCCGGACGCCGTCCTGGTGCTGCATCACGGCGGCGGTAACCGCGGCAAAAAACTGCTCGACGCCGTGAAGGGAGCCGGTGCCCCCGTGGTGGAATGCCAGCCGTTCAAAAAGGACGCCGAAAAACTGGACTTCGTGGCGCAGGAATTCAAAGCAGCACGCCGGAGAATTGATCCCTCGGCATCACGGGCACTTGTCGCCGCTGTCGGATCCAAGCTGGCTGACCTTGCAGCGGCCTGCCGGCAGTTGATCAACGACGCCACCGGCGAGATCAGTGAAGAGCTCGTCGAGAAGTACTACGGCGGACGGGTGGAAGCCACCGCGTTCAAGGTGGCGGATGCGGCGCTGGCCGGACGCGGCGGGCAGGCTCTGTCCATGCTGCGCCATGCCCTGGACACCGGCGTCGACCCTGTACCGCTGGTCGGAGCACTGGCGATGAAGGTGCGGGCCGTGGCCAAGGTTGCCAACCTGCGCGGATCCTCGGCTTCGATGGCTAAGGAACTGGGCATGGCCCCGTGGCAGGTGGACCAGGCGCGCCGCGATGCCCAGCACTGGTCGCAGGAATCCCTGATTAAGGCCGTGCAGGTGCTGGCCGAGGCCGACGCGCAGGTCAAGGGCGCCGGACGGGATCCGGTCTACGCCGTTGAGCACGCCGTCACCGTCATTTCCCTCGCCGCAGCCGGACGCTAA
- the rpsT gene encoding 30S ribosomal protein S20 yields the protein MANIKSQKKRILTNEKARMRNNSVKSELKTAIRSVDAALKASDKDAAVAAVATASRKLDKAVSKGVIHKNNAANRKSAISKKVSAL from the coding sequence GTGGCCAATATTAAGTCCCAGAAGAAGCGCATCCTCACCAACGAGAAGGCGCGCATGCGTAACAACTCGGTGAAGTCCGAGCTGAAGACCGCAATCCGCTCCGTTGACGCAGCCCTGAAGGCCAGCGACAAGGATGCAGCAGTCGCAGCGGTGGCCACTGCCAGCCGCAAGCTGGACAAGGCCGTCAGCAAGGGTGTTATCCACAAGAACAACGCTGCAAACCGCAAGTCGGCCATCTCCAAGAAGGTCAGCGCGCTCTAA
- a CDS encoding type II toxin-antitoxin system PemK/MazF family toxin, with amino-acid sequence MSFSSRSLLSLARTALRLLSGSGAGGPGSSGSPRTTSRSAPTRRRTGSAPQSRASGPKKSSPSSPSTPGKSQASAGRSSSPGKAPASYPGDYRGKVIPRYAPSPDGSPDPGEVVWAWVPYEDDYSQGKDRPVLLIGHSGKRLLALMMTTRDRNNGRESDPDYVDVGTGSWDAQGRPSEVKVDRVLQLDPASVRRQGAVLSPAAFERVRKAFAARG; translated from the coding sequence ATGTCCTTCTCCAGCCGCTCTCTGCTGTCCCTCGCCCGCACCGCCCTTCGACTGCTCTCGGGTTCCGGAGCCGGCGGGCCGGGTTCCTCCGGTTCACCCCGGACAACCTCCAGGTCCGCCCCGACGCGCAGGCGCACGGGATCCGCTCCGCAAAGCCGGGCTTCGGGACCGAAAAAGTCTTCGCCGTCGTCGCCGTCAACGCCGGGCAAAAGCCAGGCGTCCGCGGGCCGGTCATCATCACCGGGGAAGGCGCCGGCGTCCTATCCCGGTGACTACCGCGGAAAGGTTATCCCCCGGTACGCTCCATCACCCGACGGATCCCCTGACCCGGGCGAGGTTGTCTGGGCATGGGTTCCCTACGAGGATGACTATTCCCAGGGCAAGGACCGGCCGGTGCTGCTGATCGGCCACAGCGGAAAACGCCTGCTGGCCCTGATGATGACCACGCGGGACCGCAATAACGGCCGGGAATCCGACCCGGACTATGTGGACGTGGGCACCGGATCCTGGGATGCGCAGGGCAGGCCCAGCGAAGTGAAGGTTGACCGCGTGCTCCAGCTGGACCCGGCCTCCGTCCGCCGGCAGGGGGCGGTCCTGTCTCCGGCAGCGTTTGAACGGGTCCGGAAGGCATTTGCGGCCCGCGGCTGA
- the lepA gene encoding translation elongation factor 4, which translates to MSPMARFSPVPAATDPAIIRNFCIIAHIDHGKSTLADRMLQSTGVVEHRNMKAQYLDRMDIERERGITIKSQAVRMPWELDGESYALNMIDTPGHVDFTYEVSRSLAACEGAVLLVDAAQGIEAQTLANLYLAMENDLTIIPVLNKIDLPAAQPEKYAEELAKLIGGDPEDVLRVSGKTGVGVEALLDQIVREIPAPVGDPNAPARAMIFDSVYDTYRGVVTYVRVVDGKLSPRERIQMMSTRASHELLEIGVSSPEPTPSKGLGVGEVGYLITGVKDVRLSKVGDTVTNLAKPAEKSLEGYADPKPMVFSGLYPIDGADYPVLRDALEKLMLNDAALVYEPETSAALGFGFRVGFLGLLHLEITRERLEREYNLDLISTAPNVEYEVTLEDKKVVTVTNPSEYPEGKIKEVREPMVSATILAPNEFVGAIMELCQARRGVLGGMDYLSEDRVEIRYRLPLAEIVFDFFDILKSKTRGYASLDWKADGEQVADLVKVDILLQGEQVDAFSSITHKDKAYSYGVMMTGKLRELIPRQQFEVPIQAAIGSRIIARESIRAIRKDVLAKCYGGDISRKRKLLEKQKEGKKRMKMVGRVEVPQEAFVAALSSDESKDKAKK; encoded by the coding sequence GTGTCACCTATGGCCCGCTTCTCACCGGTGCCTGCCGCGACGGATCCGGCGATCATCAGAAATTTCTGCATCATCGCCCACATCGACCACGGCAAGTCCACCCTGGCCGACCGCATGCTCCAGTCCACCGGAGTTGTTGAGCACCGGAACATGAAGGCCCAGTACCTGGACCGCATGGATATCGAGCGTGAGCGCGGCATCACCATCAAGTCGCAGGCTGTTCGCATGCCGTGGGAGCTCGACGGCGAGTCCTACGCCCTGAACATGATCGACACCCCGGGCCACGTGGACTTCACCTACGAAGTGTCCCGTTCCCTGGCCGCCTGCGAAGGGGCAGTGCTGCTGGTGGACGCCGCCCAGGGCATCGAGGCCCAGACGCTGGCAAACCTGTACCTGGCGATGGAAAACGACCTCACCATCATTCCGGTCCTGAACAAGATCGACCTCCCGGCGGCGCAGCCGGAGAAGTACGCCGAGGAACTGGCGAAGCTGATCGGCGGCGATCCGGAGGACGTGCTGCGGGTCTCCGGCAAAACCGGTGTGGGCGTCGAAGCCCTGCTGGACCAGATTGTCCGCGAGATCCCGGCACCGGTGGGCGATCCCAACGCTCCCGCCCGCGCCATGATCTTCGACTCCGTGTATGACACCTACCGCGGCGTCGTCACCTATGTCCGTGTGGTGGACGGCAAGCTGTCGCCCCGTGAGCGCATCCAGATGATGTCCACCCGGGCCAGCCACGAGCTCCTGGAGATCGGTGTCAGCTCCCCGGAGCCCACCCCGTCCAAGGGACTGGGCGTCGGCGAGGTCGGCTATCTCATCACCGGCGTGAAGGATGTCCGCCTGTCCAAGGTGGGCGACACCGTCACCAACCTGGCCAAGCCGGCCGAGAAGTCCCTCGAAGGCTACGCCGATCCCAAGCCCATGGTGTTCTCGGGTCTGTATCCCATCGACGGCGCCGACTACCCCGTGCTGCGTGACGCACTGGAAAAGCTGATGCTCAACGATGCCGCGCTGGTGTACGAACCCGAGACGTCAGCAGCGCTGGGCTTCGGCTTCCGCGTGGGCTTCCTGGGCCTGCTGCACCTGGAAATCACCCGTGAACGGCTCGAGCGAGAATACAACCTGGACCTGATCTCCACCGCGCCCAACGTGGAGTACGAGGTGACGCTGGAGGACAAGAAGGTCGTCACGGTGACCAATCCCAGCGAGTACCCCGAGGGCAAGATCAAAGAGGTCCGCGAACCGATGGTTTCGGCTACGATCCTGGCGCCGAACGAATTTGTCGGCGCCATCATGGAGCTGTGCCAGGCCCGCCGCGGCGTCCTGGGCGGCATGGACTACCTCTCCGAGGACCGGGTGGAAATCCGGTACCGCCTGCCGCTGGCCGAGATCGTCTTCGACTTCTTCGACATCCTCAAATCCAAGACCCGCGGCTACGCATCGCTGGACTGGAAGGCCGACGGCGAACAGGTCGCCGACCTGGTCAAGGTGGACATCCTGCTCCAGGGCGAACAGGTGGACGCCTTCAGCTCCATCACGCACAAGGACAAGGCATACTCCTACGGCGTCATGATGACCGGCAAGCTCCGCGAGCTCATCCCGCGCCAGCAGTTCGAGGTGCCCATCCAGGCGGCCATCGGATCCCGGATCATCGCCCGCGAGTCCATCCGCGCCATCCGCAAGGACGTTTTGGCCAAGTGCTACGGCGGCGACATCAGCCGTAAGCGCAAGCTGCTGGAAAAGCAGAAGGAAGGCAAGAAGCGCATGAAGATGGTGGGCCGCGTCGAGGTTCCCCAGGAAGCCTTTGTTGCCGCACTTTCCTCCGACGAATCCAAGGACAAAGCCAAGAAGTGA